The following proteins are encoded in a genomic region of Pseudomonas sp. Os17:
- the pyrR gene encoding bifunctional pyr operon transcriptional regulator/uracil phosphoribosyltransferase PyrR, whose translation MSLPNPAALISQMATDLNAHLAQRAISEPRFIGIRTGGVWVAQALLEALGSDAPLGTLDVSFYRDDFSQNGLHPQVRPSELPFEIEGQHLVLIDDVLMSGRTIRAALNELFDYGRPASVTLVCLLDLNAAELPIRPNVVGATLSLAAHERVKLSGPAPLQLELQDLAL comes from the coding sequence ATGAGCCTGCCCAATCCCGCCGCCCTGATCAGCCAGATGGCCACTGATCTCAACGCCCACCTGGCCCAGCGCGCTATCAGCGAGCCCCGCTTCATCGGTATTCGTACCGGCGGCGTCTGGGTGGCCCAGGCCCTGCTGGAAGCCCTGGGCAGCGACGCGCCCCTGGGCACCCTGGACGTGTCCTTCTACCGCGACGACTTCAGCCAGAACGGCCTGCACCCGCAAGTGCGTCCCTCGGAGCTGCCGTTCGAGATCGAAGGCCAGCACCTGGTGCTGATCGACGACGTGCTGATGAGCGGCCGGACCATCCGCGCCGCCCTCAACGAACTGTTCGACTACGGCCGCCCGGCCAGCGTGACCCTGGTCTGCCTGCTGGACCTGAACGCCGCCGAGCTGCCGATCCGTCCGAATGTGGTGGGCGCGACCCTGTCGCTGGCCGCCCACGAGCGGGTAAAATTGTCCGGTCCTGCGCCGCTTCAACTCGAGCTCCAAGACCTCGCCCTCTAA
- a CDS encoding aspartate carbamoyltransferase catalytic subunit: MTPLDAKRPLQLNDQGQLRHFLSLDGLNRELLTEILDTADSFLEVGARAVKKVPLLRGKTVCNVFFENSTRTRTTFELAAQRLSADVITLNVSTSSASKGETLLDTLRNLEAMAADMFVVRHGDSGAAHFIAEHVCPQVAIINGGDGRHAHPTQGMLDMLTIRRHKGGFENLSVAIVGDILHSRVARSNMLALKTLGCPDIRVIAPKTLLPIGIEQYGVKVYTDMTEGLKDVDVVIMLRLQRERMQGGLLPSEGEFYRLFGLTTARLAGAKPDAIVMHPGPINRGVEIESAVADGPHSVILNQVTYGIAVRMAVLSMAMSGQTAQRQFEQENAQ, translated from the coding sequence ATGACGCCTCTAGACGCCAAGCGCCCGCTGCAGCTCAACGATCAGGGCCAGCTGCGCCATTTCCTGTCCCTCGACGGCCTGAACCGCGAGCTGCTGACGGAAATCCTCGACACCGCCGACTCCTTCCTCGAAGTCGGCGCCCGGGCGGTGAAGAAAGTCCCGCTGCTGCGCGGCAAGACCGTGTGCAACGTGTTCTTCGAAAACTCCACCCGCACCCGCACCACCTTCGAACTGGCGGCCCAGCGGCTGTCGGCGGACGTGATCACCCTGAATGTCTCGACCTCGTCGGCGAGCAAGGGTGAAACCCTGCTGGACACCCTGCGCAACCTGGAAGCCATGGCCGCCGACATGTTCGTAGTGCGCCACGGCGACTCCGGCGCCGCGCACTTCATCGCCGAACACGTGTGCCCGCAGGTGGCGATCATCAACGGCGGCGACGGCCGTCACGCCCACCCGACCCAGGGCATGCTCGACATGCTGACCATCCGCCGGCACAAGGGCGGCTTCGAGAACCTCTCGGTGGCCATCGTCGGCGACATCCTGCACTCGCGGGTGGCGCGCTCCAACATGCTGGCGCTGAAAACCCTCGGCTGCCCGGACATCCGCGTGATCGCACCGAAAACCCTGCTGCCCATCGGCATCGAGCAGTACGGGGTCAAGGTCTACACCGACATGACCGAAGGCCTCAAAGACGTGGACGTGGTGATCATGCTGCGCCTGCAACGTGAGCGCATGCAGGGCGGCCTGCTGCCCAGCGAAGGCGAGTTCTACCGCCTGTTCGGCCTGACCACCGCGCGCCTGGCCGGGGCCAAGCCCGACGCCATCGTCATGCACCCGGGCCCGATCAACCGTGGCGTGGAGATCGAATCGGCGGTGGCCGACGGTCCGCACTCGGTGATCCTCAATCAGGTGACCTACGGTATTGCAGTGCGCATGGCCGTACTGTCCATGGCCATGAGCGGGCAGACCGCCCAGCGACAATTCGAGCAGGAGAACGCCCAGTGA